The following coding sequences are from one Melanotaenia boesemani isolate fMelBoe1 chromosome 17, fMelBoe1.pri, whole genome shotgun sequence window:
- the LOC121657028 gene encoding LOW QUALITY PROTEIN: cyclin-dependent kinases regulatory subunit 1-like (The sequence of the model RefSeq protein was modified relative to this genomic sequence to represent the inferred CDS: inserted 2 bases in 1 codon), with amino-acid sequence MSHKQIYYSDKYDDDKYEYRHVMLPKDIAKRVPKTHLMSETEWRNLGVQQSQGWVHYMIHQPEPHILLFRRPLPNPKXHKRFSGSHKDQSLCAIHQLIAVDICCQITKLLCGRCLRLIVLDLEMNYHIYEQ; translated from the exons ATGTCTCATAAACAGATATACTACTCTGACAAATATGACGATGACAAATACGAGTACAG aCATGTAATGTTACCCAAAGACATTGCAAAGCGTGTGCCCAAGACTCATTTGATGTCAGAGACCGAGTGGAGGAATCTCGGGGTTCAGCAAAGCCAAGGATGGGTTCATTACATGATTCATCAGCCAG AGCCACACATCTTGCTGTTCCGACGCCCTCTGCCAAATCCAAA TCATAAGAGATTTTCTGGGTCCCACAAAGATCAGTCCCTCTGTGCCATACACCAACTCATCGCTGTAGACATCTGCTGTCAGATAACCAAGCTCTTGTGTGGTAGGTGCCTTAGGCTGATTGTACTGGACCTGGAGATGAACTATCACATTTATGAACAGTGA